The Epilithonimonas zeae genome contains a region encoding:
- a CDS encoding ion transporter codes for MRIKPEFDLIPEEGWRKKIYETVYLSHTKAGKIFDISLLILILISTVLLMVETIPIIRLQYYKEFYYAEFFITIIFTIEYILRIICIKDREEYIFSPLGIIDFLSIIPFYISLFFPIWHFVAVIRILRILRIFRIFNLADYMHDGRFIVSALKHSSRKIYIFLLFMIIFIVIIGSLMYVVEGGKNGFSSIPQSVYWAVVTITTVGYGDISPGTPVGKILSMIVMLCGYSIIAVPTGIVTSEFRKQKKNNFQCDKCGNQDNDENARYCKICGEKII; via the coding sequence ATGAGAATAAAACCAGAATTTGACCTTATTCCTGAGGAAGGTTGGCGTAAAAAAATCTACGAAACTGTTTATTTATCACACACAAAAGCCGGTAAAATATTCGACATCAGTTTATTGATTCTAATTCTCATTTCTACTGTTTTGCTGATGGTAGAAACCATTCCAATAATAAGACTACAGTATTATAAAGAATTTTATTACGCAGAATTTTTTATTACTATAATATTTACCATAGAATATATTCTAAGAATAATCTGTATAAAAGATCGTGAGGAATACATTTTTAGTCCTTTGGGAATTATTGATTTTCTTTCCATTATTCCATTTTACATTAGCTTGTTTTTCCCTATTTGGCATTTTGTAGCGGTTATTAGGATTCTTAGAATTCTAAGGATTTTCAGGATTTTCAACTTGGCTGATTATATGCACGACGGAAGGTTTATTGTTTCTGCTCTGAAACACAGTTCCAGAAAAATCTATATTTTCCTATTATTTATGATAATTTTTATTGTCATTATTGGATCGTTGATGTATGTTGTAGAAGGAGGAAAAAATGGATTTAGTAGTATTCCGCAGAGTGTGTATTGGGCGGTTGTAACCATTACTACAGTTGGCTATGGTGATATTTCCCCGGGAACGCCAGTTGGCAAAATCCTATCGATGATTGTAATGCTTTGTGGTTATAGTATCATTGCGGTTCCTACAGGAATTGTGACTTCAGAATTCAGGAAGCAAAAGAAAAATAATTTTCAGTGCGATAAATGTGGCAATCAGGATAATGATGAAAACGCTCGTTATTGCAAAATCTGCGGAGAAAAAATTATTTAA
- the parS gene encoding type II RES/Xre toxin-antitoxin system antitoxin: MKKYKVTEKIDTVQESAALYGYQNFDDAGVFKIIDIAKRGISFNFFDNLVKKFPFSFQEWAGFLHISGKTLSRYQKEEKTFDTLQSEKILQIEMLYTRGKEVFGSSENFLIWLQSENLALGKTKPQDLLGSNFGVSLLMDELTRIEHGVLA; this comes from the coding sequence ATGAAAAAATATAAAGTCACAGAAAAAATAGATACTGTTCAAGAATCTGCTGCACTCTATGGATATCAGAATTTTGATGATGCTGGTGTTTTTAAGATTATAGATATTGCCAAGAGAGGTATTTCTTTTAATTTTTTTGATAATCTAGTGAAAAAATTTCCTTTTAGTTTTCAAGAGTGGGCCGGTTTTCTTCATATTTCTGGGAAAACTTTATCCAGATATCAGAAAGAAGAGAAAACGTTTGACACTTTACAGTCAGAGAAAATTCTTCAGATAGAAATGCTTTACACAAGAGGCAAAGAAGTTTTTGGTTCTTCAGAAAATTTTCTGATATGGTTACAGTCTGAGAATCTTGCTTTGGGTAAAACAAAACCACAAGATTTATTGGGTAGTAATTTTGGTGTTTCTCTTCTTATGGATGAGTTGACTCGCATAGAACACGGTGTTTTAGCATAA
- a CDS encoding patatin-like phospholipase family protein yields MEHSKLGLVLSGGGTRGLAHAGVLKFFKEKNIEPDILSCCSAGSIVGSLYAVGKTPEEILDFFQSIYFFHWKHFTFNQPGFVSSAIFTTYLNPIFQDMTLGDLEKDVRIVATELITGQQKVFEKNYKIVDAIIASSCIPGISTPYFINDEMYSDGGVLNNFPADVIHNECDKLIGVYVTPPQDVKVSDLKTIRSVTTRAYELLSHRTEIYKFAFCDWFITSKKLSKYGIFERNPQRLKEIFDIGYEEAKRTFNENEEDFTLFFLKKE; encoded by the coding sequence ATGGAACATTCAAAATTAGGATTGGTTTTATCAGGTGGAGGAACGCGTGGATTGGCTCATGCGGGTGTACTGAAGTTTTTTAAGGAGAAAAATATAGAACCTGATATTCTTTCCTGTTGTAGTGCTGGCTCTATTGTTGGTTCGTTGTATGCTGTTGGGAAAACTCCTGAAGAAATTTTGGATTTTTTTCAATCTATTTATTTTTTTCATTGGAAACATTTTACGTTTAATCAACCTGGTTTCGTTTCATCAGCAATATTCACGACTTATCTCAATCCGATTTTTCAGGATATGACTTTGGGAGATTTGGAGAAAGATGTGAGAATTGTAGCCACAGAATTAATTACCGGTCAGCAAAAAGTTTTCGAAAAGAATTATAAAATTGTTGATGCTATTATTGCTTCGTCTTGTATTCCGGGGATTTCTACGCCTTATTTTATTAATGACGAAATGTACAGTGATGGTGGCGTTCTAAATAATTTTCCAGCCGATGTCATCCATAATGAATGTGATAAATTGATTGGAGTTTATGTAACACCGCCACAAGATGTGAAAGTTAGTGATCTGAAAACTATTCGTTCTGTTACGACAAGAGCATATGAATTATTATCACACAGAACAGAGATTTATAAATTCGCTTTTTGTGATTGGTTCATTACTTCAAAAAAATTATCCAAATACGGGATTTTCGAAAGAAATCCGCAACGGTTAAAAGAAATATTCGATATTGGTTATGAAGAGGCTAAACGTACATTCAACGAAAATGAAGAAGATTTTACTTTATTCTTTCTAAAAAAGGAATAA
- a CDS encoding DUF4920 domain-containing protein, translated as MKNILFAFVLIGLSVSAFAQSGLPAGDAKVGEFYGQDVSAKAVKKAISTDELNKELKTTPKIAKTSVKGKVTGVCPKKGCWVSLATDSGETFFVKMKDYAFFVPTALEGKTVVLEGSAESKTTSVKELQHYAEDAKKPQAEIDAITEPKTETRFLASAIKVVE; from the coding sequence ATGAAAAATATATTATTCGCATTCGTTTTGATTGGTTTGTCTGTTTCTGCATTTGCACAATCTGGTCTACCAGCTGGCGATGCCAAAGTAGGGGAGTTTTACGGTCAGGACGTTTCTGCAAAAGCAGTTAAAAAAGCTATTTCTACGGATGAACTTAATAAAGAATTAAAAACAACTCCAAAAATCGCTAAAACTTCTGTAAAAGGAAAAGTGACTGGCGTTTGTCCGAAAAAAGGATGTTGGGTGAGCTTGGCAACAGATTCCGGCGAAACATTCTTTGTGAAGATGAAAGATTACGCATTCTTCGTTCCGACTGCTTTGGAAGGTAAAACCGTAGTTCTGGAAGGCAGCGCAGAAAGCAAAACCACATCCGTAAAAGAGTTGCAACATTACGCAGAAGATGCTAAAAAACCTCAGGCGGAAATCGATGCCATCACAGAACCAAAAACCGAAACCAGATTTTTGGCAAGCGCCATCAAAGTTGTAGAGTAA
- a CDS encoding serine hydrolase domain-containing protein encodes MFNPSFICRKAILPQMAFACALFSAQSPLQKSVPEKEGISSEAIVKFLQAANKLQSTEFKSFMLLRHGKVISDVYWNPYQKDLKNRLYSCSKSFTATAIGFAVQENKLKVTDKVISFFPDKQPSEISDNLKELSIQNLLTMSSGMAKEPDFIRGSENDWVKAYLAVPIDNKPGSKFNYSSLATFMLSAIIQKVTGQTVADYLKPRLFDPLGIKGYDWESNPQGINTGGWGLRVKTEDMAKFAQLFLQKGKWNGKQIISEGWINEASSAHILQNPNADEKLKSENDWVQGYGYQMWRNRFNSFRGDGAYGQYMLVLPEQDAVVIMTAESNNLQEELNLVWEHLLPAFQPKAIPENKSAYQKLKDLENNLSIEPLKSEIFPKINKTFNFVENKDKYQSVELKSNGQKFEMKLTIDGKSYPFEFTSGKWHQQETMWIQPTSDRKSITDSYKLYPAKITNSFRWKDENTLELKTIYLETPHSHLMDITFDNDSLIFELKNSADFGKKSTILKATEIK; translated from the coding sequence ATGTTCAATCCATCTTTTATTTGCAGAAAAGCAATATTGCCACAAATGGCTTTTGCTTGTGCATTGTTTTCGGCTCAGAGTCCTTTACAAAAAAGTGTTCCTGAGAAAGAAGGGATTTCATCAGAAGCAATTGTCAAGTTTTTACAAGCTGCAAATAAATTGCAATCTACCGAGTTCAAAAGTTTTATGCTTCTGAGACACGGAAAAGTGATTTCGGATGTGTATTGGAATCCTTATCAGAAAGATTTAAAGAACAGATTATATTCTTGCAGTAAAAGTTTTACAGCAACTGCAATTGGTTTTGCCGTTCAGGAAAATAAGTTGAAAGTTACCGATAAAGTCATTTCATTTTTTCCTGATAAACAACCTTCTGAAATCAGTGATAATCTTAAAGAATTATCAATTCAAAATCTCCTCACAATGTCATCGGGAATGGCGAAAGAACCTGATTTTATCCGTGGAAGCGAAAACGATTGGGTAAAAGCCTATTTGGCTGTTCCTATTGATAATAAACCAGGAAGTAAATTCAATTATAGTTCGTTGGCCACATTTATGCTTTCGGCGATTATCCAGAAAGTGACCGGCCAAACTGTTGCAGATTATTTGAAACCAAGATTGTTTGATCCACTTGGAATCAAAGGTTACGATTGGGAAAGTAATCCGCAAGGTATTAATACAGGAGGTTGGGGATTGCGTGTGAAAACAGAAGATATGGCCAAATTTGCCCAGCTTTTTCTCCAAAAAGGAAAGTGGAACGGAAAGCAAATTATCTCTGAAGGTTGGATTAATGAAGCAAGTTCTGCACATATTTTACAAAATCCAAATGCTGACGAAAAGCTGAAAAGCGAAAACGATTGGGTTCAGGGTTATGGTTATCAGATGTGGAGGAATCGATTCAATTCTTTCCGTGGTGACGGAGCTTACGGACAATATATGTTGGTTTTGCCAGAACAGGATGCAGTTGTTATTATGACGGCAGAAAGTAACAATCTTCAGGAAGAATTAAATCTCGTTTGGGAACATCTTTTACCAGCTTTTCAACCAAAAGCGATTCCCGAAAATAAATCGGCTTACCAGAAACTTAAGGATTTGGAAAATAATCTTTCCATTGAACCCTTGAAAAGCGAAATCTTCCCGAAAATTAATAAAACTTTCAATTTCGTTGAGAACAAGGACAAATACCAATCGGTAGAATTAAAATCGAATGGTCAAAAATTCGAAATGAAATTAACAATTGACGGAAAATCATATCCATTCGAATTCACTTCTGGAAAATGGCATCAGCAGGAAACAATGTGGATTCAGCCAACTTCGGACAGGAAATCGATAACGGACAGCTACAAACTTTATCCTGCGAAAATCACAAACAGTTTTCGTTGGAAAGATGAAAATACTTTGGAACTAAAAACTATTTATCTGGAAACACCACACTCACATTTAATGGATATCACTTTCGATAATGATTCTCTCATTTTCGAATTAAAAAATAGCGCGGATTTTGGAAAAAAATCAACAATTTTAAAGGCCACAGAAATAAAATAA
- a CDS encoding alpha/beta hydrolase, which produces MKAFNFIIWIIIINCFGSCSSKKITIIQPSHVLSVRNHIYTTVNFKTSDGLTVYADHYSKYGKHNPLIIFYHQAGFSRGEFRNIAPKLLELGFNVLAVDLRSGDIVNQVTNLTNKEAITLGKSTEFLDVIPDLEASYNYAKNHLKARKIIYWGSSYSASLGFYMVAKNPKDYKALIAYSPGEYFKIENKSINEYAKEIKIPVYISSARNEEFSWKSIYKSVSSRKNFYLPSKTKGHHGTIALSSFNDDAEENWQAIIPFLERIK; this is translated from the coding sequence ATGAAAGCATTTAATTTCATAATCTGGATTATTATCATTAATTGTTTTGGCAGTTGTTCTTCCAAAAAAATAACTATCATTCAACCATCGCACGTTCTTTCTGTTAGAAATCATATTTACACGACGGTCAATTTTAAAACTTCTGATGGGCTTACAGTTTACGCAGATCATTATTCGAAGTATGGAAAACATAATCCTTTAATTATCTTTTACCATCAGGCAGGTTTTAGCAGAGGCGAGTTTAGAAATATAGCACCAAAATTACTGGAATTAGGTTTCAATGTTTTAGCTGTTGATCTAAGGTCTGGAGATATCGTCAACCAAGTTACAAATCTCACCAACAAAGAAGCCATTACCTTAGGAAAATCTACTGAATTCCTAGATGTTATTCCGGATTTGGAAGCATCTTATAATTACGCAAAGAATCACTTAAAAGCAAGAAAAATAATTTATTGGGGAAGCTCGTATTCAGCTTCATTAGGATTTTATATGGTTGCTAAAAATCCAAAAGACTACAAAGCTCTCATAGCTTATTCTCCCGGTGAATATTTTAAAATTGAAAATAAAAGCATCAACGAGTATGCAAAAGAAATTAAAATTCCGGTCTATATTTCATCTGCCAGAAATGAAGAGTTTTCTTGGAAATCAATTTATAAGTCTGTAAGTTCAAGGAAAAACTTTTATTTACCCTCAAAAACTAAAGGTCATCACGGAACAATTGCTTTATCTTCTTTTAACGATGATGCTGAAGAAAACTGGCAGGCTATTATTCCTTTTTTAGAAAGAATAAAGTAA
- a CDS encoding Nif3-like dinuclear metal center hexameric protein — MKIKEFIKDFEQIIPIKQAEDFDNVGLLCGNPEREIFGILIAHDALESVVDEAIEKNFNVILCFHPIIFSGLKSITGKNYVERAILKALENKIAIYAIHTAFDNDYFGVNYKICEALGLKNQNILMPKQNQLKKLEVYVPVDSAEKLKNALFEAGAGNIGFYDECSFSINGNGTFRPLEGSNPVTGSHNERENANEVLLSVIFEDYKKYQILFAMKQNHPYEEVAYQLISLENENQYTGLGRFGDLEREMDVADFLKFVKEKFNLNVIRHNSLTQKKIKKVGVLGGSGASGIKSAICAKCDAYLTGDVKYHDFFSGEDKMLICDIGHFESEQFVTQQLFEILSEKFTTFAIAKTTIKTNPVNYFI, encoded by the coding sequence ATGAAAATCAAAGAGTTTATAAAAGATTTTGAACAAATAATTCCGATAAAACAAGCGGAGGATTTTGATAATGTTGGTTTGCTTTGTGGAAATCCAGAAAGGGAGATTTTCGGTATTTTGATTGCTCACGATGCTTTGGAATCTGTTGTTGATGAAGCAATTGAAAAGAATTTCAATGTGATTCTTTGTTTTCATCCAATCATTTTTTCCGGGTTAAAATCGATTACAGGAAAGAATTATGTTGAGAGAGCAATTCTGAAGGCTTTGGAGAATAAAATCGCCATTTATGCAATTCATACGGCGTTTGACAATGATTATTTTGGTGTTAATTATAAAATCTGTGAAGCCCTTGGTTTGAAGAATCAAAATATTCTAATGCCGAAACAAAATCAATTGAAAAAGCTGGAAGTTTACGTTCCTGTTGATTCTGCTGAGAAATTGAAAAATGCTTTATTTGAAGCTGGAGCAGGAAATATCGGTTTTTATGATGAATGCAGTTTTTCGATTAATGGAAACGGGACTTTTAGACCTTTGGAAGGCTCAAATCCTGTAACCGGAAGTCATAATGAAAGAGAAAATGCTAATGAAGTTTTGCTTTCTGTGATATTTGAAGATTATAAAAAATATCAGATTCTCTTTGCGATGAAACAAAATCATCCTTACGAAGAAGTCGCTTATCAATTGATTTCTCTCGAAAATGAAAATCAATATACTGGTTTGGGAAGATTCGGAGATTTGGAAAGAGAAATGGATGTGGCTGATTTTCTGAAATTCGTAAAAGAAAAATTCAATCTTAATGTCATCAGGCACAATTCTTTAACTCAGAAAAAAATCAAAAAAGTAGGTGTTTTGGGAGGAAGCGGAGCAAGTGGGATCAAGTCTGCAATATGTGCTAAATGTGATGCTTATTTGACTGGCGATGTGAAATATCACGATTTCTTTTCAGGCGAAGATAAAATGCTGATTTGCGATATTGGACATTTCGAGTCAGAACAATTTGTAACTCAACAATTATTTGAAATTTTGTCCGAAAAATTCACTACATTTGCAATCGCTAAAACGACAATAAAAACAAATCCTGTTAATTATTTTATATAG
- a CDS encoding RES family NAD+ phosphorylase yields MIVYRLAKEIYAGDLSGKGAEIAGGRWNSKGNSALYTGQSIALCVTEIAVHIPLGILPKDYRLVHIEIPEIDFLEPKRLPKDWNTFPHPDSTQKIGDKFLRENKFLAMKVPSAAVQGEFNYIINPRHINFPEVKIKKIEKFTFDDRLFIK; encoded by the coding sequence ATGATAGTTTATAGATTGGCGAAGGAAATTTATGCTGGTGACCTTTCGGGAAAAGGCGCTGAAATAGCAGGCGGAAGATGGAATAGCAAAGGTAATTCTGCTTTGTACACAGGTCAATCTATTGCTTTGTGTGTTACAGAGATTGCGGTTCATATTCCTTTGGGCATTTTGCCCAAGGATTACCGCTTGGTTCATATAGAGATTCCAGAGATTGATTTTCTTGAACCAAAAAGATTACCGAAAGATTGGAATACTTTTCCACATCCAGATAGTACTCAGAAAATTGGAGATAAATTTTTACGGGAAAACAAATTCTTAGCAATGAAAGTTCCTTCAGCTGCGGTTCAAGGAGAATTTAATTATATTATTAATCCGAGGCATATTAATTTTCCAGAAGTGAAAATTAAAAAAATAGAAAAATTTACTTTTGATGACCGATTGTTCATCAAATAA
- the menA gene encoding 1,4-dihydroxy-2-naphthoate octaprenyltransferase yields the protein MKHWIQAARLRTLPLSLSGIIMGAFIAKWRLSENGGTWDWRIFALALLVTLLYQILSNFANDYGDGVKGTDKNRIGEAESRAVASGKITATQMRNAVILLSILSFVATVALLYVAFYPSNIREFWIFIGLGIACILAAIGYTVGKKPYGYMGLGDIFVFIFFGLVSVCGSYFLFTKSFSWDVLFPATAVGMLSMAVLNLNNMRDIVNDKLSGKKTFALKLGFKNAMIYEIILLQLPILLMLAFLMYNGFQERGLYYPFIVMILIFPFMKLRRTIMKIQEPKLLDPFLKQVGILTFMMAVLTAVGLNIVN from the coding sequence ATGAAACATTGGATACAGGCTGCGAGGCTTAGAACATTACCACTTTCACTCAGTGGAATTATTATGGGAGCTTTCATTGCAAAATGGAGACTTTCTGAGAATGGAGGAACTTGGGATTGGAGAATTTTCGCTTTAGCACTTCTCGTAACATTATTATATCAAATCCTTTCCAATTTCGCTAACGATTATGGCGACGGCGTAAAAGGAACGGACAAAAATAGGATAGGAGAAGCGGAAAGCAGAGCAGTAGCTTCCGGAAAAATAACGGCAACCCAAATGAGAAATGCGGTTATTCTGCTTTCGATTTTATCTTTTGTAGCGACTGTCGCATTGTTGTATGTTGCTTTTTACCCATCAAATATCAGAGAATTTTGGATTTTCATCGGATTGGGAATTGCTTGTATTTTGGCAGCAATTGGATATACAGTGGGTAAAAAACCTTACGGATATATGGGATTAGGCGATATTTTCGTGTTTATATTTTTTGGATTGGTTTCAGTTTGCGGAAGTTATTTTCTGTTTACCAAATCATTCAGTTGGGACGTATTATTTCCTGCAACAGCAGTCGGAATGCTGAGTATGGCCGTTCTTAATCTGAACAATATGAGAGATATCGTGAATGATAAATTATCTGGAAAGAAAACTTTCGCATTGAAGCTTGGTTTCAAAAATGCAATGATTTATGAAATCATCTTATTGCAATTACCAATTCTTTTGATGTTGGCTTTTCTAATGTACAACGGATTTCAGGAAAGAGGACTTTATTATCCATTTATCGTAATGATTTTGATATTTCCTTTTATGAAATTACGAAGAACAATTATGAAAATCCAAGAACCAAAATTACTTGACCCATTCTTAAAACAAGTCGGAATCTTAACTTTTATGATGGCTGTTTTGACGGCTGTCGGACTTAATATTGTTAATTAA
- a CDS encoding 1,4-dihydroxy-2-naphthoyl-CoA synthase encodes MADWKIVKEYEDITYKKSNGVARIAINRPEVRNAFRPKTTSELYDAFYDAYEDSSIGVVLLTGEGPSPKDGGHAFCSGGDQKARGHQGYVGEDGRHRLNILEVQRLIRFMPKAVIGVVNGWAVGGGHSLHVVCDLTLASEEHAIFKQTDADVTSFDGGYGSAYLAKMVGQKKAREIFFLGRNYSAQEAADMGMVNAVIPHAELEDTAYEWAQEILAKSPTSIRMLKFAMNLTDDGMVGQQIFAGEATRLAYMTEEAKEGRNAFLEKRKPNFGDDQWIS; translated from the coding sequence ATGGCAGACTGGAAAATCGTCAAAGAATACGAAGATATTACCTATAAAAAATCAAATGGTGTTGCAAGAATCGCCATCAACAGACCAGAAGTCAGAAATGCTTTCCGACCAAAAACAACCTCAGAACTTTACGACGCATTTTACGACGCCTACGAAGATTCATCAATCGGAGTTGTCTTATTGACAGGCGAAGGGCCAAGTCCAAAAGACGGCGGACACGCATTCTGCAGCGGTGGCGACCAAAAAGCGCGTGGCCATCAGGGTTATGTTGGCGAAGACGGGAGACATCGTCTTAATATCTTGGAAGTTCAACGTTTGATTCGTTTTATGCCGAAAGCTGTGATTGGAGTGGTAAATGGCTGGGCAGTTGGTGGTGGGCATTCGCTTCACGTGGTTTGCGATTTGACTTTGGCAAGTGAAGAACACGCTATTTTCAAACAAACCGATGCGGACGTTACAAGTTTTGACGGCGGTTATGGTTCTGCTTATTTGGCAAAAATGGTTGGTCAGAAAAAAGCCAGAGAAATTTTCTTTTTAGGCAGAAATTATTCGGCTCAGGAAGCAGCTGATATGGGAATGGTAAATGCCGTAATTCCTCACGCTGAATTAGAAGATACAGCCTACGAATGGGCTCAGGAAATCCTTGCAAAATCTCCAACATCCATCAGAATGCTGAAATTTGCAATGAATTTAACAGACGATGGAATGGTTGGTCAGCAAATTTTCGCTGGAGAAGCAACACGTTTGGCTTATATGACAGAAGAAGCAAAAGAAGGCAGGAATGCGTTTTTAGAGAAACGTAAACCTAACTTTGGTGATGACCAGTGGATTTCCTAA
- a CDS encoding head GIN domain-containing protein: MKIKLLSLVLLASVTNFSCIQTKNGSNDVMFSHLLSDSGKGEVIEKSYSVDFDELQISTSLSAEVYKSSEEKIVVYAPSDLMQYVVVKQEGRKVQVKIQSEGKLNISTDRIKIKVYARDFDRLAANSSASIVLKDDFKFSDLDVKVSSSGTIKGNINGDNVNIQASSSGDFNGDIVAKSLNMQSSSSGGINIKGKADNVNAQASSSGDIKAEDLTADSAVLTTSSSADITIGVRQSLTASASSSGDINVVKRGDLNKVTKNESSSGSVNIR, encoded by the coding sequence ATGAAAATAAAACTTTTATCCCTAGTTCTTTTGGCATCGGTTACCAATTTTTCTTGCATACAAACCAAAAACGGTTCAAATGATGTGATGTTTTCTCACCTATTATCAGATTCCGGAAAAGGCGAAGTGATTGAAAAATCTTATTCGGTTGACTTTGACGAATTACAAATTTCGACTTCTCTAAGTGCGGAAGTTTATAAATCCAGCGAAGAAAAAATTGTTGTTTACGCACCTTCTGACCTAATGCAATATGTAGTTGTAAAGCAGGAAGGAAGAAAAGTTCAGGTAAAAATCCAATCTGAAGGTAAATTGAACATATCGACTGACAGAATTAAAATTAAAGTTTATGCTAGAGACTTTGACAGATTAGCAGCAAATTCCAGCGCAAGTATTGTTTTGAAAGATGATTTCAAATTCTCTGACCTTGATGTGAAAGTTTCCAGCTCAGGAACTATCAAAGGGAATATCAATGGAGACAATGTGAATATCCAGGCTTCCAGCAGTGGGGACTTCAACGGAGATATCGTTGCAAAAAGCCTTAATATGCAATCTTCTTCATCTGGCGGAATCAACATCAAAGGAAAAGCAGACAATGTGAATGCGCAAGCTTCTTCTTCAGGAGACATCAAAGCTGAAGATCTGACTGCAGACAGTGCGGTTCTCACGACTTCTTCTTCGGCCGATATTACGATTGGTGTTCGTCAAAGCCTGACAGCTAGCGCATCTTCCAGCGGAGATATCAACGTCGTGAAAAGAGGCGACCTGAATAAAGTGACCAAAAACGAAAGCAGTTCCGGTTCTGTTAATATCCGGTAA
- a CDS encoding zinc ribbon domain-containing protein, producing the protein MAKVNEISVEEKLRALYDLQIIDSRLDEIRNTRGELPIEVEDLEIEIEGLEKRAQKFESEIAEQNAEINSKKDLMKQAQTLIDKYKTQQDNVRNNKEFEALSKEVEYQELEIQLAEKRIREFGGKIDHKKETLADLNAKIDELKNHLTHKKNELDNLVSETQKEEDYLLEKSKEFAEKIDDRLLASYQRIRQGSSTGLAVVGLERGAPKGSFFTIPPQKQMEIAQRKKIIIDEHSGKILVDDELVNEENAKMEDIIKF; encoded by the coding sequence ATGGCTAAAGTAAACGAAATTTCTGTTGAAGAAAAATTAAGAGCTCTTTACGATTTGCAAATCATTGATTCCCGTTTGGATGAGATCCGCAATACAAGAGGCGAGTTGCCGATTGAAGTAGAAGACCTTGAGATAGAAATTGAAGGTCTTGAAAAAAGAGCCCAAAAATTCGAATCTGAAATTGCTGAGCAAAATGCTGAGATCAACAGCAAAAAAGATTTGATGAAGCAAGCTCAAACTCTTATTGATAAATATAAAACGCAGCAAGATAACGTTAGAAATAACAAAGAATTCGAAGCTTTGTCAAAAGAGGTAGAATATCAGGAATTGGAAATTCAGTTGGCTGAAAAAAGAATCAGAGAATTCGGTGGAAAAATCGATCACAAGAAAGAAACTTTGGCTGATTTGAACGCTAAAATCGATGAACTGAAAAATCACTTGACCCACAAGAAGAATGAGTTGGATAATTTGGTTTCAGAAACTCAAAAAGAAGAAGATTACCTATTGGAAAAATCTAAAGAATTTGCTGAGAAAATCGATGACAGATTGTTAGCTTCTTATCAAAGAATCCGTCAAGGTTCATCCACTGGCCTTGCGGTTGTAGGGTTGGAAAGAGGAGCTCCAAAAGGTTCTTTCTTCACAATTCCGCCACAGAAACAAATGGAAATCGCTCAGAGAAAGAAAATCATTATCGATGAGCACTCTGGAAAGATCTTGGTAGATGACGAGTTGGTAAATGAAGAAAATGCCAAAATGGAAGATATCATCAAGTTCTAA